In Babesia bovis T2Bo chromosome 3, whole genome shotgun sequence, the genomic window CCGAAACTAGGAAATAAGAATAAATCATCAATTAAATATTCATGCCAGAAATTTCATTATTCAAATAATATGTAAAGCTGTTTTACATGTTAAATTTTTATAATTGTTTTTTCATGGaaaaataaataattaTAATAGGAAAAAATAtcgtatatatatttaacgTAGTTTCAATATCACATTTTAAATGGATATTGTTATCACTGATATGCACATGCTCTATACATTTTCTTACGTACGATGCAACGAATGGAACGGCTAATAATTTAATGCGGTGTAATGTGTTGTAGATTGAAAGTACAGCAATGACCAACCCAATCTCTGAGAAAACGTCGAAAACGTATTATAGGAAACATACAAAATGGTTATTTTACGTTTGTTGTCTACAATCGCAATACTTCTAACATATGTCGTATCTATAAGAACGGATCCAATGCCCATTGTAAATGAACGGTACAATGGAGTCTATAAAAGTTTGCAGACAAAAGGCAGTGTTGGAAAACGTATAGCAAGGTTTGTAACAAACATAAATAAAGATAGACCAGTATTCCATGTAGTAGAATTAGATCTGTATCGAGGTGAAAGCATAACAATTACATGCCCCAATAGAGAAGATACCTTAGATGGCTTTTTTCCTGCAGATCCTAGAgcatattatatatcacctCCAATTGCGGCTTCATTTTTGGGTGTCATGACATTTTCAAAGAAAGACTTGAATAACGATTTAATGGTGTTCTCAAATGACAAGTTGGGTTATTTAGATGATGTTTCCGACGCCTTGATGCAAATTCCTTATGGTAAGAAATCCAGACGTATATCATTCTTATGGAATGGATCAAAGGTTAAGATTCCATCTActttacattatatttgcTTGAAAGAGTCCAAGATACCAGAACGTTATGGCCCAGTAGCATTGATAGCCATTAGAGTCATTCCGGAAAAACCACTCATTCAAGATGCTCTTATCGATATCAACAATCTAGTATATGCACCAAGCAACCatgatgttatatacacgAAGGAATTCTCGGCAATAGATAAACTTACTGTACAATGTACAACAAAGGATGCAAAAGAAGTATTTGATAAATGGAAACCATCAGATATTGAAATGCTGAGTCATAATATGTTGAGTAAAAAGGTTGATGATACCAATGTCTTGAATCCAGATTGGGCAGAATCTATTTCAATGATTAATGCGAATATCACACTAGATGATATTGATCACGGTATATTGGGAATTGAAAGCCTAAGTCTCTCTTCCATGGTATATATCTTGCGAGATCAGTTCTATCTTACGTGTACGTCAGGTTACCGTAATTCAGATAGGGTTTTCCATCTGGTCCCTAACACGGTGACTACGATAGAAAATATTAGGCCAACTATTAAAAGGAATCCTATAGAAGAGAGCCCGGATGGGTACAACGATATTCAGCATTATCAATATAGAGTTGCCCATGCAAGAGCGGTGGCGATATTTTGCCCTATGGAAACCCACATGCTACAGCCCATCGCACTACTGACGAAAGCTAAAAAGAGGTTCTTTAGAGAAGTTAATTTAAACTTCCCGAGCACTCGAATATCTACCAGGGGCGATTCCTTATTTGTTGTTGATTTTTCTAACAGTTCAGCAATTGATGATGTAAAGTTACAAATAAGCTGCCAAAGTAAAACACCGGAATACACTTCATATATGTTTACGTTAAATAATAAAATGGCATGTATATTTGGAGATGATATTCAATTCTGGAGGCCATGTAAAGTGGTGCTCTTCCCATCGGATCAACTCATTATAAAATGTCCTAGAAAAACAGAAAAGGAATCATTGCCACTTAAGCCAGACGACGTAAGAGATGCATATATTCGGGTCAACGATAAATTTGTCTTAGATAGACATGCAGCAATAAAGAGAACTGTGGATACGCACGCTAATGAAGAGATACATAAAATTACATTCAAAGGTCATGATAATCGTGCACTGATCAGAGACGAAATACAGTACGAATGTGGTGAACATGAACGTACAGATTTTAGCACAACCGAAAATCGTCCCATAATAATTATTAAATTGGTGGGCAAATTTGAAGAAACCGATTTATCGGGAACTTTATTAATCCCATTTAATGATATGTTGAAACCCATAGATGGTCCAAGACTCTTTCACACTTTCCTAGGAGGAGGTATGAATCAAAAAATAAATTGTTCAGATTTTTTTATTGATAAACCAGAAGCATTTCTATACCCAAACAACAGATGGGAAGCGTTTGATGACATACCTCCGTTCTTTTCAGGTATGCTCATAGACAGAATAGCTGGGAAGAAAGTACACTCCAACAGGGCCATATATGGTCTCACCATTGAAAAGTATCCCGAAGAAAAGCCTTCTCACGTAACCATGACATTGAGCAATGACTACCGTATGTCATCAAGAAGCGACAATGCTTTTTACTTTATCTGCGCTCGTGGTCCTTTGTGGGATGATATGCATAGCGACGTAGCAGTTATACAAGTTTACATTGAAGGCAACGCCAACCGAAACTATGGTGTAGGGGTACAAAGTGGGCTGTTCCGCGTAAATTATAAGTATGGGAAAGGAGAATATAATGATGCCACTTTCCGCATTTCGGACCACGAGGTACTAGCTATGCATTGCCCGAAGGCAGCAACCGACAAAAATTTACCGGAATGTAAAATAGTTGAACCGAAAACATTTGTTCAAAACCCAAACGAAGATGGCCTTACTGCGCTCGACGAAACGATTAGGCGTGGGATGGTAGAATATCGTAATAATTATGGTATCCAATCtctgtggtatatatacacagaAATTCTGAAAAGTGCATCAAAATACTACCCTATAGAAGTTGAATGTTACTGCCGTAGCGAGGATAATGTAATACTGGCTGTAATGCATCTCGCATCAACGGCAAAGGCCATCATTTCTAAAATAATGATCTCCTGTATTAGTATCATTATAACAACTATTGTTCTAATATAATACAACTCTAACAAATACCAAAGCAACACGCGTTAAAAGGTGCTTTTAACCGACAAAAAATTGATACATAATATAGGTAACAAAACACTAAAAAGTGAACTAATTTGGGAAATTCGCACCGAACATATGACGCAGATTctaatttaaaatattttaacaaaCATAACGTGAAAATAGTGTTCATAATCGTgggaacatgataggaagGATCGATGTAATATGTGGATGGGGTATCTCACATGTTACCCGGTTAGTGTGGGAAGTCTATAAAGGCAACGCCCTTAACGGACAAACTCATACCTTCTCGGCCTCTTGGCTAAGATCAATTTGTAGTACCTGTTCTTATCAGCGTGATAGCTGATACGAGTCCAATTGGACTCTATCTCATCACGGGTATTTTTCTTTGGGGAAGAAACATACCTGGGCTTGCCCGGTAGTTCTTCAGGCGTCGCCTCCCCCTTACACTCTCGGGTTGTGCGGTGCACCCATCCCGGCCCTCCGGGGCCAACAATGCTTTATTTGTGCTTAGCAAAGTGTCACGATAGAACTATAGAGTTTAGTTAAGAGTTCGTAATGCGATTTGTTGAGCGTCCTGTGCTCGTTTCGATTTTGTCTGAACCGGCACCTAAGGCAACTGTTTCCGGAGAGGGTCCTTTGTAACCTGAATTACGTGGCAAAAGACAATGATTGACTCACCTCCGTATTTAATCAGCTGTGGCATTGCTCGTTTCAACAGACGTTGAGGTTTGCATATGGACTCGTGGTCAGCCCATAAAAACATCGCGTCCAGAAAGTGCTTGCTTTCCAAGTTAGATATGTGAGTAAATTGACGCATTATGTATTTCACAAGAAGACATAGTGTTTGCTCATCAATGTTCTCTTCATACAAGTGATAGTGAAGCGTCCTGGAAATCTTATACGCATACAAGTCTTCGTCTAAGGTACACTGATCCAATTCAACCAGAAATTTCATCATGAATGCCTGACAATTTTCACGTTCACTCTTGAAACGATGTTCGGGAATACCTCTCTTAACAAGCCATTCACTTAGTAACTCAAATGCGCAGCGGAATAAATATCTGTCCAGCAAAATCCCCAACGGCAACTCCTTCATTGCACGTCGGTGTAGTAACCAAATAtgtaaaaataaaaaataaGCACGGTCATTGAATCCAGGGCTGATGGCAAACTTATTCGTCAACTCCTCATTTTCTAAACGCTCAACGCATAGTTGTATCATCACCACGGCTGGCTCAAACATGTAACTTTGCCTGaacaatataaatattttCCCGTGCAATTTACCTAAAAGGACGAGTTATGTAATCAAATAGATGTGTTCGATCACAATTTGGATAAGGAATTAGAAATTTCGCAGTTTCTTCTAAACTGACGTCACTAACAGGATCAGACAGGATCTCGTTGCAATATTCAATCTCATAACTTGTTTCAACTACACTATCAGAAGTATGCACATCCAACTGACTGTCATGTGTACCCGAAGAGGACGCAAGTAACGATGTATCCCTTGTGGAATCATGATGTGACAATTGGCTGGGAAAACGTTTATCAATAGAGAAAGTCCTGTCCCTATATAACCATCCCCCGTTGTATTTCGACAGATAAAGGCCATTTATATTGAAATGCCTAATAGAGTTGGTCATATATCTCGGAAGGATGCAACGGTATAGAGAGAGAGATCCAGACAAACCTGAGTTATTCATTGTCATCAATGCATCAATGTGTATGCGTAAATATACGCAAAGTATATTTTTCCATCGATAAAATTCAGTTTATAAAAAATACTCTCTGCGTCTAACCAGTTTCTTACAAATGTACTACACACCTGGAGTAGGGCTCACgcattttaaaaacaaaCTCATTTTCGTAATTTTGTTGAAATTCATCGTACCAAACTGCTATCAGTTTTATATCAGAATTGAAACATCTAAGAATCCCAGCAGTTTGTATAGGATGAATATGATACGGAATGATCGAGGCTACGGATAAATACGAATCTTATTATTCAAAAATAATCTATCAATCGGAGGTTATTGCGATGTATGCGGTTATCTTAGCAGTTATGTAAATGACTCGACTACACATAAAACCACTTGCTGAAGCATGCGGAGAATTACTGGCACCCAAACAGACAGAGACTTTTCCTAGATACCAAAAACCGTTTGTAGACTATCTTAGAGTCAAATGCAAAGCAGGGCACGGAGGAGCGCCTGTTGCCAATGTTAACCGTTCTAGGCGATTATGCGGTCCTGGATACGGGGGACATGGAGGAAATATTGTTCTTAGACCAACACACCTTGTGGAAAGCCTTCTCCACATAGATGACATTGTGAAAGCTAACAATGGCGGTGATGCTATGGGTACAAGTAGAGGGAAGCATGCTAAGCATTGCGCCATACACGTACCGCTAGGAGTCATCGTAAGGAAACGCGTAAAGACAGAGGAGGGCTACAGAAATGTGTTTTGGTGAGTTTGCAGATGATTGAGTTTTGATCGATTACACAGGCACCAATTCCTAAATCAGGATCGTGATCTATTGGTTGCCCGTGGAGGAAGAGGCGGTTTAGGACCCTCCTGCTTCAAAAAGCATGATCACCGGCTACCGGAGATTGGGGAGACCACTAATATAGAATTGGAACTCAGACTAATAAATGACGTAGCATTTATTGGCGAACCAAATGTCGGCAAAACTAGTCTTATAAGCGCAttaacaacatatatgaCCCGGATAGGGCCTGAAGAAGGATCAACAACCAGGCCACACATCGCAGTAATGAGGTTTGTCGACGGCCTTGACATCAGATTAATGGATTTGCCGCCCATTTGTAAAGAAAATGGGATACCTTTGAACAGGATAATGcgacatatatatcgtaGCAAAATTATCGCATATGTAGTTACCGCTGTTGGCGATGAAAATATCTACTGTACCTTGGAGAGACTCAGAAATTGCATAAGAAAATCCCCCATGTATAACAGTAACAAATTAGAGCTGGTTATAGTTAATAAGTGCGATATGATTCACAAGCATGCACTATATAATCTTGACAAACTGTACTACAAACTTGCTAATGACGGCGACCAAATCACTTTGGTTGGGGTCTCTGCAACACATAAAC contains:
- a CDS encoding Ubiquinol-cytochrome C chaperone family protein; the encoded protein is MTMNNSGLSGSLSLYRCILPRYMTNSIRHFNINGLYLSKYNGGWLYRDRTFSIDKRFPSQLSHHDSTRDTSLLASSSGTHDSQLDVHTSDSVVETSYEIEYCNEILSDPVSDVSLEETAKFLIPYPNCDRTHLFDYITRPFRQSYMFEPAVVMIQLCVERLENEELTNKFAISPGFNDRAYFLFLHIWLLHRRAMKELPLGILLDRYLFRCAFELLSEWLVKRGIPEHRFKSERENCQAFMMKFLVELDQCTLDEDLYAYKISRTLHYHLYEENIDEQTLCLLVKYIMRQFTHISNLESKHFLDAMFLWADHESICKPQRLLKRAMPQLIKYGGYKGPSPETVALGAGSDKIETSTGRSTNRITNS
- a CDS encoding GTP1/OBG GTPase family protein; translated protein: MTRLHIKPLAEACGELLAPKQTETFPRYQKPFVDYLRVKCKAGHGGAPVANVNRSRRLCGPGYGGHGGNIVLRPTHLVESLLHIDDIVKANNGGDAMGTSRGKHAKHCAIHVPLGVIVRKRVKTEEGYRNVFWHQFLNQDRDLLVARGGRGGLGPSCFKKHDHRLPEIGETTNIELELRLINDVAFIGEPNVGKTSLISALTTYMTRIGPEEGSTTRPHIAVMRFVDGLDIRLMDLPPICKENGIPLNRIMRHIYRSKIIAYVVTAVGDENIYCTLERLRNCIRKSPMYNSNKLELVIVNKCDMIHKHALYNLDKLYYKLANDGDQITLVGVSATHKLGLQRLANTLRELLYPTQIQHMPRERVTAHVITLLNGAEDSDTNRLI